Proteins from a single region of Ziziphus jujuba cultivar Dongzao chromosome 1, ASM3175591v1:
- the LOC112489192 gene encoding uncharacterized protein LOC112489192, with protein MSSKTTPTSNDHQWIECLPQTFLDSQPSSLNGFLDSTPTARSGTTASKPIRRRSRASKKTPTTLLNANANNFRALVQQFTGCPSNPISFRNQKGPVNLNFGLKNATPLIEPLGKPYDYHDFQSQTVQPQQHQHQQSHFEETDQVLHDQQMCRSLMVLMWRMMYLCMTMHSPVMMVT; from the exons ATGAGTAGTAAAACCACACCGACTTCAAATGATCATCAATGGATTGAATGCTTGCCACAAACCTTCCTAGATTCTCAACCTTCGTCACTCAACGGATTTTTAGATTCTACCCCAACTGCTAGATCTGGCACTACTGCATCCAAACCAATCAGAAGAAGGTCCAGAGCTTCCAAGAAGACACCCACAACCCTTCTTAACGCCAACGCCAACAATTTCCGAGCCCTGGTTCAGCAATTTACAGGATGTCCCAGCAATCCCATCTCCTTTAGGAACCAAAAAGGCCCTGTCAACCTTAACTTTGGCCTCAAGAATGCAACTCCACTGATAGAGCCTCTGGGAAAGCCTTATGATTATCATGATTTTCAGTCTCAGACAGTACAGCCACAGCAGCATCAGCACCAACAGTCCCATTTCGAAGAGACAGACCAAGTTCTCCACGACCAGCAAA TGTGCAGATCACTGATGGTTTTGATGTGGAGAATGATGTATCTTTGCATGACTATGCATTCTCCAGTAATGATGGTTACTTGA